The Halobacterium litoreum genome includes a region encoding these proteins:
- a CDS encoding ferredoxin → MSDSEGAVNPSDIGESDAPPVEEKPYKLVYEANKCFGAGKCAEVSANWEMDIASGLGKPKTYFFDEDELDHNVAAADACPAKKGDGAIHVVDRRTDEEIAPDPHGDGTLSVDW, encoded by the coding sequence ATGAGCGACTCCGAGGGCGCCGTGAACCCGAGCGACATCGGCGAGTCGGACGCACCGCCGGTCGAGGAGAAACCCTACAAGCTCGTCTACGAGGCGAACAAGTGCTTCGGCGCGGGCAAGTGCGCGGAGGTCTCCGCGAACTGGGAGATGGACATCGCGTCCGGCCTCGGGAAGCCGAAGACGTACTTCTTCGACGAGGACGAACTCGACCACAACGTCGCCGCCGCCGACGCCTGCCCCGCGAAGAAAGGCGACGGCGCCATCCACGTCGTCGACCGACGTACCGACGAGGAAATCGCGCCCGACCCCCACGGCGACGGCACCCTCTCCGTCGACTGGTAG
- a CDS encoding fluoride efflux transporter FluC: protein MSTQTLRRLEAVALVGVGGFAGANLRYAAALLWPGLPGTLAVNAAGSLALGFIVYEAAGRGVLADESRTVLATGFLSSLTTYSTFAVQTAQSAPVWMVANVLGNYALGFLGVVVGRWLAVTYGGGR, encoded by the coding sequence ATGTCCACGCAGACGCTCCGCCGACTGGAGGCCGTCGCGCTCGTCGGCGTCGGTGGGTTCGCGGGCGCGAACCTCCGGTACGCCGCCGCCCTACTCTGGCCCGGCCTCCCCGGCACGCTCGCCGTGAACGCCGCCGGCAGCCTCGCGCTCGGGTTCATCGTCTACGAGGCCGCCGGCCGCGGTGTGCTCGCCGACGAGTCCCGGACCGTCCTCGCCACCGGCTTCCTCTCCTCGCTGACGACGTACAGCACGTTCGCCGTCCAGACCGCCCAGTCTGCGCCCGTCTGGATGGTCGCGAACGTCCTCGGGAACTACGCGCTCGGCTTCCTCGGCGTCGTCGTGGGGCGCTGGCTCGCGGTCACCTACGGGGGTGGGCGGTAG
- a CDS encoding FxsA family protein → MPRLRWLFLALLVVPLADAIFLVFVAGEIGWELTVALVVLTALLGTLFVRAEGRATLKRIQRSLAKGEPPTDELVDGGLLIAAGAFLLTPGLLTDALGFLLVFPLTRVPFRYAVKNWVVKPKLDAQTGGFASGNVYTFGFPGDSDDSPFGNANMGGNAGPNAGQRSEDTVDLDEDAYDVEFEDDDRDQ, encoded by the coding sequence ATGCCCCGACTCCGGTGGCTGTTCCTCGCGCTGTTGGTCGTCCCGCTGGCGGACGCCATCTTCCTCGTGTTCGTCGCGGGGGAGATCGGCTGGGAGCTGACGGTGGCGCTCGTGGTGCTCACCGCGCTCCTCGGGACGCTGTTCGTGCGCGCCGAGGGACGCGCCACCCTCAAGCGAATCCAGCGGTCGCTCGCGAAGGGCGAACCGCCGACGGACGAACTCGTAGACGGCGGTCTGCTCATCGCGGCGGGCGCGTTCCTGCTGACGCCCGGCCTCCTCACGGACGCGCTCGGGTTCCTGCTCGTGTTCCCGCTGACGCGCGTCCCGTTCCGGTACGCCGTCAAGAACTGGGTGGTGAAGCCGAAACTCGACGCGCAGACCGGTGGGTTCGCGTCCGGGAACGTCTACACGTTCGGCTTCCCCGGCGACAGCGACGACAGCCCGTTCGGGAACGCAAACATGGGCGGGAACGCCGGGCCGAACGCCGGCCAGCGCAGCGAGGACACGGTAGACCTCGACGAGGACGCCTACGACGTGGAGTTCGAGGACGACGACCGCGACCAGTAA
- a CDS encoding Lrp/AsnC family transcriptional regulator: protein MVHAFIMVKAGAGAANDVRDHVAELDGVTAAHVVAGQYDIIAEVDGDEVHNVLETVSKRIGTAAGVTDTKTYVSLSAS from the coding sequence ATGGTTCACGCGTTCATCATGGTGAAGGCGGGAGCGGGTGCCGCCAACGACGTCCGCGACCACGTCGCCGAACTCGACGGCGTCACCGCCGCGCACGTCGTCGCCGGCCAGTACGACATCATCGCGGAGGTGGACGGCGACGAGGTCCACAACGTCCTCGAAACCGTCTCGAAGCGCATCGGCACGGCCGCCGGCGTCACCGACACGAAGACGTACGTCTCGCTGTCCGCGTCGTAA
- a CDS encoding DUF5813 family protein: protein MTDVAAEFAEHARFERTSEGFAPTTNDWTAEIAVDGDAVEIEVWVPTLDAATTEPVADVVEDGWYDTFDRRVQDADGVTLADDVTVTDVSKHADDVRVALALDPREGKAADDALALVNYVEGTWFEGVIPGYDYTEKVQSMRNRAAQNAEGTPL from the coding sequence ATGACTGACGTGGCAGCCGAGTTCGCCGAGCACGCGCGCTTCGAGCGCACGAGCGAGGGGTTCGCGCCGACGACGAACGACTGGACGGCCGAAATCGCAGTCGACGGCGACGCAGTAGAAATCGAGGTGTGGGTGCCGACGCTGGACGCCGCGACGACCGAACCGGTCGCGGACGTGGTCGAGGACGGTTGGTACGACACGTTCGACCGCCGCGTGCAGGACGCCGACGGCGTGACCCTCGCGGACGATGTGACCGTCACGGACGTGTCGAAGCACGCCGACGACGTGCGCGTCGCGCTGGCTCTCGACCCCCGAGAGGGGAAGGCCGCAGACGACGCGCTGGCGCTCGTGAACTACGTCGAGGGGACGTGGTTCGAGGGCGTGATTCCCGGCTACGACTACACGGAGAAGGTCCAGTCGATGCGGAACCGCGCGGCGCAGAACGCCGAGGGAACCCCGCTCTAG
- a CDS encoding Lrp/AsnC family transcriptional regulator codes for MAVTAYIMVKANTGDADRLLSDIAGIDGVVDAHVVAGDVDIIAKIEVDSPADVKDIAANQIQQTDGVEDTETYISMS; via the coding sequence ATGGCGGTCACCGCCTACATCATGGTGAAGGCGAACACCGGCGACGCCGACCGCCTGCTCTCGGACATCGCCGGCATCGACGGCGTCGTCGACGCGCACGTCGTCGCGGGCGACGTGGACATCATCGCGAAAATCGAAGTCGACTCGCCCGCCGACGTGAAGGACATCGCCGCGAACCAGATTCAGCAGACGGACGGCGTCGAGGACACCGAGACGTACATCTCGATGTCCTAG
- a CDS encoding geranylgeranylglyceryl/heptaprenylglyceryl phosphate synthase: MSIDWSGVSHVTKVDPAEDLPADLSVLGHTDLVIVGGSDGVTEANSLDAIERIAESCDVPVFQEPYSASHVSSDTIDAADFLSIPAVYNGDRANFVAKHVEFFAEAGKKPEELLGASIPVVGDLIASKGREAVADLTENVLAEGYVVQNLDSKAAAESGVDRTYSPDEVAGAALATESFYDFPIFYVEYSGTYGGPEDVEAAAQYLEDTALLYGGGIQSHEQTTEILDAGADAVVVGDCFHDDPAQFLDTIP, from the coding sequence ATGTCCATCGACTGGAGTGGGGTCAGTCACGTGACGAAAGTCGACCCCGCCGAGGACCTGCCCGCGGACCTGAGCGTCCTCGGCCACACCGACCTGGTCATCGTCGGCGGGTCCGACGGCGTCACGGAAGCGAACTCCCTCGACGCCATCGAGCGCATCGCCGAGTCCTGTGACGTGCCCGTGTTCCAGGAGCCGTACAGCGCGAGCCACGTCTCCTCGGACACCATCGACGCCGCGGACTTCCTCTCGATTCCCGCCGTCTACAACGGCGACCGAGCCAACTTCGTCGCGAAACACGTCGAGTTCTTCGCGGAAGCCGGGAAGAAACCCGAGGAACTGCTCGGCGCGAGCATCCCCGTCGTCGGCGACCTCATCGCGTCGAAGGGCCGCGAAGCCGTCGCCGACCTCACCGAGAACGTCCTCGCGGAGGGCTACGTCGTCCAGAACCTCGACTCGAAGGCCGCCGCCGAGTCCGGCGTCGACCGCACGTACTCCCCGGACGAGGTCGCGGGCGCCGCGCTCGCCACCGAGTCCTTCTACGACTTCCCCATCTTCTACGTCGAGTACTCGGGCACCTACGGCGGCCCCGAGGACGTCGAAGCCGCCGCGCAGTACTTAGAGGACACCGCGCTCCTCTACGGCGGCGGCATCCAGTCCCACGAGCAGACGACGGAGATTCTGGACGCCGGCGCGGACGCCGTCGTCGTCGGCGACTGCTTCCACGACGACCCCGCCCAGTTCCTCGATACGATTCCCTGA
- the crcB gene encoding fluoride efflux transporter CrcB, whose translation MLPPAHLVGTGGALGAVLRYAVEQYVTVEGYPASTLTVNVLGTFVLAALTFANAGNDAMLLFGTGVCGSFTTFSSFSVDVVGLVENERYAVAAGHALGNLAGAAAGVGLAWLLFA comes from the coding sequence GTGCTGCCGCCCGCCCACCTCGTCGGCACCGGCGGCGCGCTCGGTGCCGTCCTCCGGTACGCCGTCGAGCAGTACGTCACCGTCGAGGGATACCCCGCGAGCACGCTCACCGTCAACGTCCTCGGGACGTTCGTACTCGCCGCGCTCACGTTCGCGAACGCCGGGAACGACGCGATGCTGCTGTTCGGCACGGGCGTCTGCGGGTCGTTCACGACGTTCTCCTCGTTCAGCGTCGACGTGGTCGGTCTCGTGGAGAACGAACGCTACGCCGTCGCCGCCGGCCACGCGCTCGGCAACCTCGCGGGCGCCGCCGCCGGCGTCGGCCTCGCGTGGCTCCTGTTCGCCTAA
- a CDS encoding nuclear transport factor 2 family protein: MASDPESVVDRQVEAYNDGDVAAFVAQFAEDAVVAEIDGEEPMAVGEAEIRELYGGLFESVEPTVEILSRMTLGEYVVDHERLEQGGEEREAVGVYRVREGVIDRLWLVSE, translated from the coding sequence ATGGCGAGCGACCCGGAGAGTGTGGTGGACAGACAGGTCGAGGCGTACAACGACGGCGACGTGGCGGCGTTCGTGGCGCAGTTCGCCGAGGACGCCGTCGTCGCGGAAATCGACGGGGAGGAACCGATGGCGGTCGGCGAGGCGGAGATTCGAGAGCTGTACGGCGGGCTGTTCGAGTCCGTGGAGCCGACGGTGGAGATTCTGTCCCGGATGACACTCGGGGAGTACGTCGTGGACCACGAGCGACTCGAACAGGGCGGGGAGGAACGGGAAGCGGTCGGCGTCTACCGGGTTCGGGAGGGGGTCATCGACCGGCTGTGGCTGGTCAGCGAGTGA
- a CDS encoding peptidylprolyl isomerase yields the protein MTVEATLHTSEGDIDIELYDEKAPRTVENFLNLAEHDPAADADPAPDTVTWEDPESGEIRGDSLYSGVLFHRVIEGFMIQGGDPTGTGRGGPGYQFDDEFHDDLGHDGPGVLSMANSGPNTNGSQFFITLDAQPHLDGRHAVFGKVTDGMDVVEAIGNVDTDANDRPTEDVEIERVEIHD from the coding sequence ATGACTGTCGAGGCGACACTCCACACCAGCGAAGGCGACATCGACATCGAACTGTACGACGAGAAGGCGCCGCGAACGGTCGAGAACTTCCTGAACCTCGCGGAACACGACCCCGCCGCGGACGCCGACCCCGCACCGGACACCGTCACGTGGGAGGACCCCGAGTCCGGCGAGATTCGCGGCGACTCGCTGTACAGCGGCGTGCTCTTCCACCGCGTCATCGAGGGCTTCATGATTCAGGGCGGCGACCCGACCGGCACCGGTCGCGGCGGCCCCGGCTACCAGTTCGACGACGAGTTCCACGACGACCTCGGCCACGACGGCCCGGGCGTCCTCTCGATGGCGAACTCCGGCCCGAACACGAACGGCAGCCAGTTCTTCATCACGCTGGACGCCCAGCCCCACCTCGACGGCCGCCACGCGGTCTTCGGGAAGGTCACTGACGGCATGGACGTCGTCGAAGCCATCGGGAACGTCGACACCGACGCCAACGACCGTCCGACCGAGGACGTCGAAATCGAGCGCGTCGAAATCCACGACTGA
- the ahbB gene encoding siroheme decarboxylase subunit beta has translation MVAGDWRERIDDIDARLVDEYQSGFPVRERPFEAVADELGTTPVDALERVQRLRDEGVFRRFGAVLNPPVIGSSTLAAVKAPEDRFEEVADVINSYRQVNHNYRRAHEWNQWFVVTAASREKRDEILADIEERTGCAVLNLPMLTDYYIDLEFPVVNSDRFARESLDSTEVSATNISESATGDLSELDADLLLAIQDGFPLSATPYRDVADEIGADVADVLDAVERLRDDGCIKRVGCIVNHVVTGFDANCMVVWDVPDDELDERGVEVGQLPYVTLCYHRPRRPEQDWEYNLFTMIHGRESDAVDAKIDELAADHLPFDHERLYSEETLKQTGARYDDLVGE, from the coding sequence ATGGTCGCGGGTGACTGGCGCGAACGCATCGACGACATCGACGCACGCCTCGTGGACGAGTACCAGAGCGGCTTTCCCGTCCGCGAGCGCCCGTTCGAGGCGGTTGCGGACGAACTCGGAACGACGCCCGTGGACGCCCTCGAACGCGTCCAGCGGCTCCGCGACGAGGGCGTCTTCAGGCGGTTCGGCGCCGTCCTGAATCCGCCCGTCATCGGCTCCTCGACGCTCGCCGCCGTCAAGGCGCCCGAGGACCGCTTCGAAGAGGTGGCCGACGTAATCAACTCCTACCGGCAGGTCAACCACAACTACCGGCGCGCCCACGAGTGGAATCAGTGGTTCGTCGTCACCGCCGCGAGCCGCGAGAAGCGCGACGAGATTCTCGCCGACATCGAGGAACGCACGGGCTGTGCGGTGCTGAACCTCCCGATGCTCACGGACTACTACATCGACCTCGAATTCCCGGTGGTGAACTCCGACCGGTTCGCCCGCGAGAGCCTCGACAGCACCGAGGTGTCGGCGACGAACATCAGCGAGTCGGCGACCGGCGACCTCTCCGAACTCGACGCCGACCTCCTGCTCGCGATACAGGACGGGTTCCCGCTGTCCGCCACCCCCTACCGGGACGTGGCCGACGAAATCGGCGCGGACGTCGCGGACGTGCTCGACGCCGTCGAACGCCTCCGCGACGACGGCTGCATCAAGCGCGTCGGCTGCATCGTCAACCACGTCGTCACCGGCTTCGACGCCAACTGCATGGTCGTCTGGGACGTCCCCGACGACGAACTCGACGAGCGCGGCGTCGAAGTCGGGCAACTCCCGTACGTCACGCTCTGCTACCACCGACCGCGGCGCCCCGAACAGGACTGGGAGTACAACCTCTTCACGATGATTCACGGCCGCGAGAGCGACGCCGTCGACGCCAAAATCGACGAACTCGCGGCCGACCACCTCCCGTTCGACCACGAGCGCCTCTACAGCGAGGAAACACTGAAGCAGACCGGCGCGCGCTACGACGACCTGGTCGGCGAGTAG
- a CDS encoding anthranilate phosphoribosyltransferase: MSDSYGEWPLKRLNTEVVASGPKSAADMSREQAREAFQRILDLNPDPTTLGAFWLANRWKRNDGEELGAFVDVMLEESVVSAEPSVDPVDCGANYDGKERSALLGVASGVVAAAAGTPVVVHSGDYVPSQKETAYKHVLDELDVRTELDPEESAEMVDETGFGFYYQPNFNPVVDALWDRRDNMGVRTFVNTVETLANPANADVHLGSFYHLAFAKKIVETVRESEQSTFDRVLMFQGMEGYDDVRPGSTAVAEWNDGSDLEDFTVETADYGMDFESEDLHVDDVAADSADITIDVLSGERRDAFRDAVLLNAALRMYAREDVPSIEDGIEAAREVISDGSAEDVLADLRSF, encoded by the coding sequence ATGAGCGACTCGTACGGCGAGTGGCCGCTGAAGCGCCTGAACACGGAAGTCGTCGCCTCGGGCCCGAAGTCCGCGGCGGACATGTCCCGCGAGCAGGCGCGAGAGGCGTTCCAGCGCATCCTCGACCTGAACCCGGACCCGACCACGCTCGGCGCATTCTGGCTGGCGAACCGCTGGAAGCGAAACGACGGCGAGGAACTCGGCGCGTTCGTCGACGTGATGCTCGAAGAGAGCGTCGTCAGTGCGGAACCGAGCGTCGACCCCGTTGACTGCGGCGCGAACTACGACGGGAAAGAACGCAGCGCGCTGCTCGGCGTCGCCTCCGGCGTCGTCGCGGCAGCGGCGGGCACGCCCGTCGTCGTCCACTCCGGAGACTACGTGCCGTCCCAGAAGGAGACGGCGTACAAGCACGTCCTCGACGAACTCGACGTCCGAACCGAACTCGACCCCGAGGAGAGCGCCGAGATGGTCGACGAGACCGGCTTCGGCTTCTACTACCAGCCGAACTTCAACCCCGTCGTGGACGCTTTGTGGGACCGCCGGGACAACATGGGCGTGCGGACGTTCGTGAACACCGTCGAGACGCTCGCGAACCCCGCGAACGCGGACGTCCACCTCGGCTCGTTCTACCACCTCGCGTTCGCGAAGAAAATCGTCGAGACCGTCCGCGAGAGCGAGCAGTCGACGTTCGACCGCGTGCTGATGTTCCAGGGGATGGAGGGGTACGACGACGTGCGCCCCGGTTCGACGGCGGTCGCAGAGTGGAACGACGGCAGCGACCTCGAGGACTTCACCGTCGAGACCGCGGACTACGGCATGGACTTCGAGAGCGAGGACCTCCACGTCGACGACGTGGCCGCCGACTCCGCGGATATCACCATCGACGTGCTTTCGGGCGAGCGCCGCGACGCGTTCCGCGACGCCGTCCTCCTGAACGCCGCGCTCCGCATGTACGCCCGCGAGGACGTCCCGTCCATCGAGGACGGCATCGAGGCCGCCCGCGAAGTTATCTCGGACGGCAGCGCCGAGGACGTGCTCGCCGACCTGCGGTCGTTCTGA
- a CDS encoding potassium channel family protein: MRIVIIGAGRVGLRTARVIANEGHDVTVVERDYDKAERARKEDFDVIEGDGSSEDVLMEADLDSADACGALTGDLNTNFVACMVANHHGCRTVLRIDEDYREDIYRKYADEVDEIVYPERLGAIGAKNALLGGNVTAIADLAENLQVVQFTVTQDAPMRGYTLSELELPSRARMLAFGKRDGALGLPLPDDTLEVGDRIAVLAEFGRLDDVRQILVGSEAAAEGM, encoded by the coding sequence ATGCGCATCGTCATCATCGGGGCTGGGCGCGTCGGTCTGCGGACCGCGCGCGTCATCGCCAACGAGGGCCACGACGTGACGGTCGTGGAACGCGACTACGACAAGGCCGAACGGGCACGCAAGGAGGACTTCGACGTCATCGAGGGCGACGGCTCCAGCGAAGACGTACTGATGGAAGCGGACCTCGACAGCGCGGACGCCTGCGGCGCGCTCACCGGCGACCTCAACACCAACTTCGTCGCGTGCATGGTCGCGAACCACCACGGCTGTCGCACCGTCCTCCGCATCGACGAGGACTACCGCGAGGACATCTACCGGAAGTACGCCGACGAGGTCGACGAAATCGTCTACCCCGAGCGCCTCGGCGCCATCGGCGCGAAAAACGCCTTACTCGGCGGGAACGTCACCGCCATCGCGGACCTCGCGGAGAACCTCCAGGTCGTCCAGTTCACCGTCACGCAGGACGCGCCGATGCGCGGGTACACGCTCAGCGAACTCGAACTACCGTCTCGCGCCCGGATGCTCGCGTTCGGGAAACGGGACGGCGCGCTCGGCCTGCCGCTCCCGGACGACACGCTCGAAGTCGGCGACCGAATCGCCGTCCTCGCCGAGTTCGGGCGGCTCGACGACGTGCGCCAGATACTCGTCGGGAGCGAGGCCGCGGCGGAGGGGATGTAG
- the pdhA gene encoding pyruvate dehydrogenase (acetyl-transferring) E1 component subunit alpha: protein MHRVIGERDLSEAAVDEETARAVLRDMVRARHFDERALSLQRRGWMPGYPPFKGQEGSQVGAAHAMADDDWLFPTYRSNAMQLARGVPASDILLFRRGHAEFHSDHDVPVFPQAIPIASQIPHAVGAGMAMDYADDPDAVIAYFGDGATSEGDFHEAMNFAGVFDAPVVFLCENNNWAISLPRERQTASDSIAVKAEAYGFEGVQVDGNDPLAVHETVSDALEDARGGDPVLVESLTYRQGAHTTSDDPDRYRPEDEDLPEWRTADPVDRFAEYLEEQGVIDEAFVEDCFDEAEAELDDAIAAAEEVGEPDVDELFDYAYAEHTPRIAEQKAWLDEWLEDHDPQEMEF from the coding sequence ATGCACCGCGTCATCGGGGAACGTGACCTCTCGGAGGCAGCCGTCGACGAGGAGACCGCGAGAGCGGTCCTCCGGGACATGGTCCGGGCTCGGCACTTCGACGAGCGCGCGCTGTCGCTCCAGCGCCGCGGGTGGATGCCGGGCTACCCACCGTTCAAGGGACAGGAAGGGTCGCAGGTCGGCGCCGCGCACGCGATGGCCGACGACGACTGGCTGTTCCCGACGTACCGCTCGAACGCCATGCAGCTCGCTCGCGGCGTGCCCGCCAGCGACATTCTGCTCTTCCGCCGGGGGCACGCGGAGTTCCACTCCGACCACGACGTGCCGGTGTTCCCGCAGGCGATTCCCATCGCCAGCCAGATTCCCCACGCCGTCGGCGCGGGGATGGCGATGGACTACGCGGACGACCCGGATGCCGTCATCGCGTACTTCGGGGACGGCGCCACCAGCGAGGGCGACTTCCACGAGGCGATGAACTTCGCGGGCGTCTTCGACGCGCCCGTGGTCTTCCTCTGTGAGAACAACAACTGGGCCATCTCGCTCCCGCGAGAGCGCCAGACCGCCAGCGACTCCATCGCGGTGAAAGCGGAGGCCTACGGCTTCGAGGGCGTGCAGGTCGACGGGAACGACCCGCTGGCCGTCCACGAGACCGTCAGCGACGCGCTGGAGGACGCGCGCGGCGGCGACCCCGTGCTCGTGGAGAGCCTGACCTACCGGCAGGGCGCGCACACCACGAGCGACGACCCGGACCGCTACCGGCCCGAGGACGAGGACCTGCCGGAGTGGCGCACCGCCGACCCCGTCGACCGGTTCGCCGAGTACCTCGAGGAACAGGGCGTCATCGACGAGGCGTTCGTCGAGGACTGCTTCGACGAGGCCGAGGCCGAACTCGACGACGCCATCGCCGCCGCCGAGGAGGTCGGCGAACCGGACGTCGACGAACTGTTCGACTACGCGTACGCCGAGCACACGCCCCGCATCGCCGAGCAGAAGGCGTGGCTGGACGAGTGGCTCGAAGATCACGACCCGCAGGAGATGGAGTTCTAG
- a CDS encoding DUF255 domain-containing protein: MSESADGTRVEWREWGDAAFAEAAERDVPVLVSLVASWSDWCRQMDERTFAEPRIAANVNDDFVPVRVDADERPRVRERYNMGGFPSTVFVTPEGEHIAGATFLEPEGFRQVLQRVRETWNEKGAEAGRVPRSLQGGEPPAAPVSGEVERLLAGQLSDQFDAEHGGWGTSEKFPLPATVEFALKREREQALRTLDAIRRNLAAEDGGVYRFAHERNWSDPQRETVLSENASVLRALANAYLHSGEDDYRTAAEDVVDYATGTLWTGEAFAASERPGEGDAADPGVDETAYADVNALAADALLTLAAYTDDERARRYAERTLDYLADVLVDDGEVRHFAGEDAPVGLLADRAQVVRAFATAAQVLGGDYLDTARTVADAAIDDLQDATGAFRDGPESGAGLLDQPLRPIDDAAVLADALVDLHHLTGEARYLDSARNAVGAFAGAADRMGVQVAAYGTAAARVAGDPLVIAVADEAGSDLHRAALRMADHEKVVVPNADGDAGTAWVETPDGATDTVSEPAALADLVADSR, translated from the coding sequence ATGAGCGAGTCTGCGGACGGGACGCGCGTGGAGTGGCGGGAGTGGGGCGACGCGGCGTTCGCGGAGGCCGCGGAGCGCGACGTGCCGGTGTTGGTGTCGCTGGTGGCGTCGTGGAGCGACTGGTGCCGGCAGATGGACGAGCGGACGTTCGCGGAGCCGCGCATCGCGGCGAACGTGAACGACGACTTCGTGCCGGTGCGCGTGGACGCCGACGAGCGGCCGCGAGTCCGGGAGCGGTACAACATGGGCGGGTTCCCGTCGACGGTGTTCGTGACGCCCGAGGGCGAGCACATCGCGGGCGCGACGTTCCTCGAACCCGAGGGGTTCCGGCAGGTGCTCCAGCGCGTCCGCGAGACGTGGAACGAGAAGGGCGCGGAAGCGGGCCGCGTGCCGCGCTCGCTGCAGGGCGGCGAGCCGCCCGCGGCGCCCGTCTCCGGCGAAGTCGAGCGACTCCTCGCGGGGCAACTCAGCGACCAGTTCGACGCCGAGCACGGCGGCTGGGGGACGAGCGAGAAGTTCCCGCTGCCGGCGACCGTGGAGTTCGCGTTGAAGCGCGAGCGCGAGCAGGCGCTCCGGACGCTGGACGCGATTCGCCGGAACCTCGCGGCCGAGGACGGCGGCGTCTACCGGTTCGCCCACGAGCGGAACTGGTCGGACCCACAGCGCGAGACGGTGCTCTCGGAGAACGCGAGCGTCCTGCGCGCGCTGGCGAACGCCTACCTGCACTCGGGCGAGGACGACTACCGGACGGCCGCCGAGGACGTCGTGGACTACGCGACGGGGACGCTGTGGACGGGCGAGGCGTTCGCGGCGAGCGAGCGCCCGGGCGAGGGCGACGCCGCCGACCCCGGCGTGGACGAGACGGCGTACGCGGACGTGAACGCGCTCGCGGCGGACGCGCTCCTGACGCTCGCGGCGTACACGGACGACGAGCGCGCGCGCCGGTACGCCGAGCGCACGCTCGACTACCTCGCAGACGTTCTCGTTGACGACGGCGAGGTCCGGCACTTCGCCGGCGAGGACGCCCCCGTGGGCTTGCTCGCGGACCGCGCGCAGGTCGTGCGGGCGTTCGCGACGGCCGCGCAGGTGCTGGGCGGCGACTACCTCGACACCGCCCGCACGGTCGCCGACGCCGCCATCGACGACCTGCAGGACGCGACGGGCGCGTTCCGCGACGGCCCCGAGTCGGGCGCCGGCCTGCTCGACCAACCCCTGCGTCCCATCGACGACGCGGCGGTGCTGGCGGACGCGCTCGTGGACCTCCACCATCTCACCGGCGAGGCGCGCTACCTCGATTCGGCGCGGAACGCGGTCGGCGCGTTCGCGGGCGCGGCCGACCGGATGGGCGTGCAGGTCGCGGCCTACGGCACGGCGGCGGCGCGCGTCGCTGGCGACCCGCTCGTGATTGCGGTCGCCGACGAAGCGGGGAGCGACCTCCACCGCGCCGCGCTCCGGATGGCCGACCACGAGAAGGTCGTCGTCCCGAACGCCGACGGCGACGCGGGCACGGCGTGGGTGGAGACGCCCGACGGCGCGACCGACACGGTCTCGGAGCCGGCGGCACTCGCCGACCTCGTCGCGGACTCGCGGTAG